A stretch of Sphingomonas sp. JUb134 DNA encodes these proteins:
- the pstC gene encoding phosphate ABC transporter permease subunit PstC codes for MSSFALFFLLIGLALIGWIVARARAGSFARLGAGRVHSLPSQHGWYMAMWVAIPALLFLAVWSAVAPQLAQEAVLASPAAATLPTDGFERAAVLAEARALANGTAYGAFNPASEPLAPVFATAQARYRWIGTAVALLLAFAGAAFAFTRIRPEFRARTRVERAVMLLLLGASLIAILTTLGIFLSLLFESGRFFSIVPITDFLFGTRWSPQVIRASDPGETLGAVPLFWGTFFIGAVIAMLVAIPFGLMSAIYLTQYARPTTRRWMKPILEILAGIPTVVYGYFAALTVGPAIRDLAVMLGMPYASSESALSAGLVMGVMIIPFVSSMADDSIAAVPRSMRDGSLAMGATTSETIRRVLLPAALPGVVAGVLLAVSRAIGETMIVVMAASGAATITLNPFESTTTVTKQIVDLLTGEAEFDSPKTLAAFALGLTLFVVTLLLNIVALRVVKRYREAYE; via the coding sequence ATGAGCAGCTTTGCCCTTTTCTTCCTGCTGATCGGCCTGGCGCTGATCGGCTGGATCGTCGCCCGCGCGCGCGCCGGCAGCTTCGCGCGGCTGGGTGCCGGGCGCGTCCACTCGCTGCCCAGCCAGCACGGCTGGTACATGGCGATGTGGGTGGCGATCCCCGCGCTGCTGTTCCTGGCCGTCTGGTCCGCGGTCGCCCCGCAGCTGGCGCAGGAGGCCGTGCTGGCGAGCCCGGCCGCAGCCACCCTTCCCACCGACGGTTTCGAGCGTGCGGCGGTGCTGGCCGAGGCACGCGCGCTTGCCAACGGCACCGCCTATGGCGCGTTCAACCCCGCCTCGGAGCCGCTGGCGCCGGTCTTTGCGACGGCGCAGGCGCGCTATCGTTGGATCGGGACGGCGGTGGCGCTGCTGCTCGCCTTTGCCGGTGCGGCCTTTGCCTTCACGCGGATCCGCCCGGAATTCCGCGCACGCACCCGCGTCGAGCGCGCGGTCATGCTGCTGCTGCTCGGCGCCTCGCTGATCGCGATCCTGACCACACTCGGCATCTTCCTGTCTCTGCTGTTCGAGAGCGGACGCTTCTTCTCGATCGTGCCGATCACGGACTTCCTGTTCGGCACCCGCTGGAGCCCGCAGGTGATCCGGGCGAGCGACCCCGGCGAGACGCTGGGCGCCGTGCCGCTGTTCTGGGGTACCTTCTTCATCGGCGCGGTGATCGCGATGCTGGTCGCGATCCCGTTCGGGCTGATGAGCGCGATCTACCTCACCCAATATGCCCGGCCGACGACCCGGCGCTGGATGAAGCCGATCCTGGAGATCCTCGCCGGCATCCCGACCGTGGTCTACGGCTATTTCGCAGCGCTCACCGTCGGTCCCGCCATCCGCGATCTCGCGGTGATGCTGGGCATGCCCTATGCCAGCTCCGAAAGCGCGCTTTCGGCAGGGCTGGTGATGGGCGTGATGATCATCCCGTTCGTCTCGTCCATGGCCGACGACTCGATCGCGGCGGTCCCCCGCTCGATGCGCGACGGCAGCCTGGCGATGGGCGCCACCACGTCCGAGACGATCCGCCGCGTGCTGCTCCCCGCGGCGCTGCCGGGCGTGGTCGCAGGCGTGCTGCTCGCCGTCAGCCGCGCGATCGGCGAGACCATGATCGTCGTCATGGCCGCCTCCGGCGCCGCCACCATCACGCTCAACCCGTTCGAGAGCACCACCACCGTCACCAAGCAGATCGTCGACCTGCTGACCGGCGAGGCGGAGTTCGACAGCCCGAAGACCCTCGCCGCCTTCGCCCTGGGCCTGACGCTGTTCGTCGTCACCCTGCTCCTCAACATCGTCGCGCTGCGCGTCGTGAAGCGCTATCGGGAAGCCTATGAATAG
- the pstB gene encoding phosphate ABC transporter ATP-binding protein PstB, with protein MSARDVNVFYGDKQAIKDVSIEVDMDRVTAFIGPSGCGKSTFLRTLNRMNDTVGNARVTGDIRLDGEDIYDKSMDVVQLRARVGMVFQKPNPFPKSIFENVAYGPRIHGLAPSRADLEAIVERSLRRAGLWDEVKDRLSDSGTALSGGQQQRLCIARAIAVDPEVILMDEPCSALDPIATAKIEELIHALRGRYAIVIVTHNMQQAARVSQRTAFFHLGNLVEYGVTSEIFTNPRQERTKDYITGRYG; from the coding sequence ATGTCGGCGCGCGACGTCAACGTCTTCTACGGCGACAAGCAGGCGATCAAGGACGTGTCGATCGAAGTCGACATGGACCGGGTGACCGCGTTCATCGGCCCCTCTGGCTGCGGCAAGTCGACGTTCCTGCGCACGCTCAACCGGATGAACGACACCGTCGGCAACGCGCGCGTGACCGGCGACATCCGCCTGGACGGCGAGGACATCTACGACAAGTCGATGGACGTGGTGCAGCTGCGCGCCCGCGTCGGCATGGTGTTCCAGAAGCCGAACCCCTTCCCCAAGTCGATCTTCGAGAACGTGGCCTATGGCCCCCGCATCCACGGGCTTGCCCCGAGCCGCGCGGACCTGGAGGCGATCGTCGAGCGCTCGCTACGGCGCGCGGGCCTGTGGGACGAGGTCAAGGATCGGCTTTCGGACAGCGGCACGGCGCTGTCGGGTGGCCAGCAGCAGCGCCTCTGCATCGCCCGCGCGATCGCGGTCGATCCGGAGGTGATCCTGATGGACGAGCCCTGCTCGGCGCTCGACCCGATCGCCACCGCCAAGATCGAGGAGCTGATCCACGCGCTGCGCGGCCGCTACGCGATCGTGATCGTCACCCACAACATGCAGCAGGCGGCGCGCGTGTCGCAGCGCACCGCCTTTTTCCACCTGGGCAATCTGGTGGAATATGGCGTCACGTCCGAGATCTTTACCAATCCCCGCCAGGAGCGGACCAAGGATTACATCACCGGCCGCTATGGCTGA
- the phoU gene encoding phosphate signaling complex protein PhoU, which yields MPTGHEHTVKAFDEEIGHLRALISQMGGLAEQGISDAMLALQRNDPTLAKEVRSADAKIDAIQAEVERLVVRVIALRAPMADDLREVVAALKIAAVVERIGDYAKNIAKRVPMIHQGDDRIEAVSLLPAMAQMASDMVHDVLDAFSARDAEAAVAVCERDRALDDFYDSIFRTLVTFMVENPRTVGQVAHLLFVAKNLERIGDHATNVAEMVYFAATGRYLADRETADTSNR from the coding sequence ATGCCCACGGGCCACGAACACACCGTCAAGGCGTTCGACGAGGAGATCGGGCACCTGCGCGCGCTGATCTCGCAGATGGGCGGCCTTGCCGAGCAGGGCATCTCGGACGCGATGCTCGCGCTCCAGCGCAACGATCCGACGCTGGCGAAGGAAGTCCGCAGCGCCGACGCGAAGATCGACGCCATCCAGGCAGAGGTCGAGCGGTTGGTGGTGCGGGTGATCGCGCTGCGCGCGCCGATGGCGGACGACCTGCGCGAGGTGGTCGCGGCGCTCAAGATCGCGGCGGTGGTCGAGCGCATCGGCGACTATGCCAAGAACATCGCCAAGCGCGTGCCGATGATCCACCAGGGCGACGACCGCATCGAGGCGGTCTCGCTGCTGCCGGCCATGGCGCAGATGGCGAGCGACATGGTCCATGACGTCCTCGATGCCTTCTCTGCACGAGATGCGGAGGCTGCCGTTGCGGTGTGCGAGCGCGACCGGGCGCTGGACGATTTCTACGACAGCATCTTCCGCACGCTGGTGACCTTCATGGTGGAGAACCCGCGGACCGTAGGCCAGGTCGCCCACCTGCTGTTCGTAGCCAAGAACCTGGAGCGCATCGGCGACCACGCCACCAACGTCGCCGAGATGGTCTATTTCGCGGCAACCGGCCGGTACCTCGCCGACCGCGAGACCGCCGACACATCGAACCGCTGA
- the pstA gene encoding phosphate ABC transporter permease PstA: MNSPLVAGVPAAGHEPAERRPTDWNTQSMQRRIRRRYAAERRFRLMGLLAVLLSAGFLAFLLVSMLTAGIGGFQRVQVALPIDFPAAQLEVAPAQLATAGADLALSGAGLEGVTGLAAVKAFGEDQPVIAESAWLTVRDAIKADPTLLTRRAALYVPAAPGIEEAYKATGEPAAEQMVQRLKAAGAIRSGFNWGFLTGADSTDPTAVGIWGALKGSLLTMAITLLIAFPVGVLSALYLEEYAPKNRWTDLIEVSINNLAAVPSIIFGLLGLALFLGTFNLPRSAPIVGGLTLALMIMPVIVIAGRNAIKAVPPSIRDAALGVGASPVQVVFHHVLPLALPGILTGTIIGMARALGETAPLLMIGMRAFIVQAPDGLSAPATVLPVQIFLWSDQVSRGFIEKTSAAILVLLAFLLAMNAFAIYLRNRFETRW; the protein is encoded by the coding sequence ATGAATAGCCCCCTCGTCGCGGGCGTCCCCGCCGCCGGCCACGAGCCGGCCGAGCGCCGCCCGACGGACTGGAATACGCAGTCGATGCAGCGGCGCATCCGTCGCCGCTACGCTGCCGAGCGTCGCTTCCGGCTGATGGGGCTGCTGGCGGTGCTGCTGTCCGCCGGCTTCCTCGCCTTCCTGCTGGTGTCGATGCTGACGGCCGGCATCGGCGGCTTCCAGCGGGTGCAGGTCGCCCTGCCCATCGACTTCCCGGCAGCGCAGCTGGAAGTGGCTCCGGCCCAGCTCGCGACCGCGGGCGCCGACCTGGCGCTGTCTGGCGCAGGGCTGGAAGGGGTGACCGGCCTCGCCGCGGTGAAGGCCTTTGGCGAGGACCAGCCGGTCATCGCCGAAAGCGCCTGGCTGACGGTGCGGGATGCGATCAAGGCGGACCCGACCCTGCTGACGCGCCGCGCGGCGCTCTACGTGCCTGCGGCCCCGGGGATCGAGGAAGCGTATAAGGCGACCGGCGAGCCTGCCGCCGAGCAGATGGTCCAGCGCCTGAAGGCAGCCGGCGCGATTCGCAGCGGCTTCAACTGGGGCTTTCTGACGGGCGCCGACTCCACCGATCCCACCGCAGTCGGCATCTGGGGCGCGCTCAAGGGCTCACTGCTCACCATGGCGATCACGCTGCTGATCGCCTTCCCGGTAGGCGTGCTCTCCGCGCTCTACCTGGAGGAATATGCGCCCAAGAACCGCTGGACCGACCTGATCGAGGTGTCGATCAACAATCTGGCGGCGGTGCCCTCGATCATCTTCGGCCTGCTGGGCCTGGCGCTCTTCCTCGGCACCTTCAACCTCCCGCGTTCGGCGCCGATCGTCGGCGGCCTGACGCTCGCGCTGATGATCATGCCGGTCATCGTGATCGCCGGGCGCAACGCCATCAAGGCGGTGCCGCCTTCGATCCGCGACGCGGCGCTGGGTGTCGGGGCAAGCCCGGTGCAGGTGGTGTTCCATCACGTCCTGCCGCTGGCGCTGCCGGGCATCCTGACCGGCACCATCATCGGCATGGCGCGCGCGCTCGGGGAGACCGCGCCGCTGCTGATGATCGGCATGCGCGCCTTCATCGTCCAGGCGCCGGACGGCCTGAGCGCGCCGGCGACGGTGCTGCCGGTGCAGATCTTCCTCTGGTCCGACCAGGTCAGCCGCGGCTTCATCGAGAAGACGTCGGCAGCAATCCTGGTGCTGCTGGCGTTCCTCCTCGCGATGAACGCCTTTGCCATCTACCTCCGCAACCGTTTCGAGACCCGCTGGTGA